Proteins encoded together in one Drosophila albomicans strain 15112-1751.03 unplaced genomic scaffold, ASM965048v2 utg000231l_pilon, whole genome shotgun sequence window:
- the LOC117565772 gene encoding uncharacterized protein LOC117565772 isoform X1, translating to MKILEYSFNGGNLHYGDEAIEIITKIFCPKEIAKYQRLEELTFIYDDILAMKLRQLANYNTNKRHDILVKLLRNRSKDIRRITFKESISQYNMCTLKKPTILGELTLVEYCGINDENLLKLIANLKYLEQLDFIDYNMKISEVLLWQIVLTCPSLKILTLSSVLMNFEYGYIYMEDALDNRSLPLTLHWDNTDANEELIRHHFNHPKLKHSFSQLKSDLFSCNMIQIHLRPLQ from the exons ATGAAGATTTTGGAGTATTCATTTAATGGCGGCAATTTGCATTATGGTGACGAAGCGATTGAGATAATAACAAAGATCTTTTGTCCCAAAGAGATCGCCAAGTATCAACGACTGGAAGAGCTGACATTTATATATGATGATATATTAGCAATGAAGTTGCGTCAGCTGGctaattataatacaaataaacgcCATGATATCTTAGTGAAGTTACTAAGGAACCGTAGCAAGGACATTCGGAGAATTACGTTTAAAGAAAGCATCAGCCAATATAACATGTGCACATTGAAAAAACCGACCATCTTGGGCGAATTGACTTTGGTTGAATATTGTGGGATCAATGATGAAAATCTGCTAAAGCTGATTGCGAATTTGAAGTACTTAGAGCAACTGGATTTCATCGACTATAATATGAAGATTAGTGAGGTGTTGCTGTGGCAAATTGTTCTCACTTGTCCATCACTAAAGATTCTGACTTTATCGAGCGTGCTGatgaattttgaatatggCTATATATACATGGAGGACGCACTGGACAATCGCTCTCTGCCCTTAACGCTGCATTGGGACAACACGGATGCAAATGAAGAGCTG ATTCGTCATCACTTCAACCATCCAAAACTAAAGCACTCTTTTTCCCAGTTAAAATCGGATTTATTCAGTTGCAATATgatacaaattcatttaaggCCTTTGCAGTag
- the LOC117565766 gene encoding uncharacterized protein LOC117565766 isoform X1, translating into MLDALNDDCQLAIIKYLNLFDRIALYEATKGTSNRLNKNVAYAWKLQLSFILDWSDYQKFEAMPKLLDVFLSNCSATMQELILERVKLDFLKRWENYTFPSMKTLEYTLHSGVHRVSDEAIQIMAKLFPGLRSLKPDGAFDCVVLQKWTQMRKLDFSYTSYYECEYDWVKDIGKCQLLEELTLDDRRIMSSNYDDLMALPKLHKLRLLSASNVELSKFFEKRAVDVHRIIFSDDYPNGYMTTLRKMRNVRHLHIMYYENHFSIGNLRDLIKIWKQLEQIDLSSIHIWSREAELWQTVASCPTLKILNILNTDMREDFFEVGRRIMEETLSKRSQTLTLNFYDAHYEELILQNFKHPQLKVSFEPLKLYDDEIDFVEIHFQPLQSS; encoded by the exons CTATTCGACCGAATCGCACTATATGAAGCCACCAAGGGCACTTCAAATCGCTTAAACAAGAATGTAGCCTATGCCTGGAAACTTCAGCTCAGCTTTATACTTGATTGGAGTGACTATCAGAAGTTTGAAGCGATGCCTAAATTGTTGGACGTGTTTCTATCCAACTGCAGTGCAACAATGCAGGAATTAATACTGGAAAGAGTAAAATTGGACTTTCTCAAACGCTGGGAAAATTACACATTTCCAAGCATGAAAACACTTGAGTACACCTTGCATTCCGGTGTACATCGGGTTTCCGATGAAGCAATTCAAATAATGGCAAAGCTCTTTCCTGGACTGCGTAGTTTAAAGCCTGATGGTGCTTTTGATTGCGTTGTGCTTCAGAAATGGACGCAGATGCGTAAGCTGGACTTTAGTTACACCAGTTACTATGAATGTGAATACGATTGGGTCAAAGATATTGGCAAATGTCAATTGCTTGAAGAGTTGACACTGGATGACCGTAGGATTATGTCCAGCAATTATGATGACCTCATGGCATTGCCCAAGCTGCATAAACTTCGCTTACTGAGTGCTTCTAATGTCGAATTATCCAAGTTTTTTGAAAAACGTGCCGTGGACGTACATAGAATTATCTTTAGTGATGATTACCCAAATGGATACATGACTACGCTGCGTAAAATGCGCAACGTGCGCCACTTACACATAATGTACTACGAGAATCATTTCTCTATCGGAAACCTTCGCGACTTGATTAAGATTTGGAAACAGCTGGAGCAAATTGACTTGAGTAGCATTCATATCTGGTCCAGGGAGGCAGAATTGTGGCAaactgttgccagttgtcCAACGCTTAAGATTCTAAACATCCTAAACACGGATATGAGAGAGGATTTCTTTGAAGTTGGACGCCGTATCATGGAAGAGACACTAAGCAAACGTTCTCAAACTTTAACATTGAATTTCTACGACGCACACTACGAGGAGTTG ATCCTTCAGAACTTTAAGCATCCACAATTGAAAGTATCTTTTGAGCCTCTCAAACTGTATGACGACGAAATAGATTTTgtagaaattcattttcagCCTTTGCAATCATCCTAA
- the LOC117565772 gene encoding uncharacterized protein LOC117565772 isoform X2, whose protein sequence is MKILEYSFNGGNLHYGDEAIEIITKIFCPKEIAKYQRLEELTFIYDDILAMKLRQLANYNTNKRHDILVKLLRNRSKDIRRITFKESISQYNMCTLKKPTILGELTLVEYCGINDENLLKLIANLKYLEQLDFIDYNMKIRRTGQSLSALNAALGQHGCK, encoded by the exons ATGAAGATTTTGGAGTATTCATTTAATGGCGGCAATTTGCATTATGGTGACGAAGCGATTGAGATAATAACAAAGATCTTTTGTCCCAAAGAGATCGCCAAGTATCAACGACTGGAAGAGCTGACATTTATATATGATGATATATTAGCAATGAAGTTGCGTCAGCTGGctaattataatacaaataaacgcCATGATATCTTAGTGAAGTTACTAAGGAACCGTAGCAAGGACATTCGGAGAATTACGTTTAAAGAAAGCATCAGCCAATATAACATGTGCACATTGAAAAAACCGACCATCTTGGGCGAATTGACTTTGGTTGAATATTGTGGGATCAATGATGAAAATCTGCTAAAGCTGATTGCGAATTTGAAGTACTTAGAGCAACTGGATTTCATCGACTATAATATGAAGATTA GACGCACTGGACAATCGCTCTCTGCCCTTAACGCTGCATTGGGACAACACGGATGCAAATGA